In the genome of Hydractinia symbiolongicarpus strain clone_291-10 chromosome 5, HSymV2.1, whole genome shotgun sequence, one region contains:
- the LOC130644829 gene encoding runt-related transcription factor 3-like yields the protein MTMTLSQIEHIGPMRGLPSRFKPDKSVILGGDNIQDSPGELVKTDSPNFVCSVLPAHWRCNKTLPVAFKVVCLSGDIPDGVTVSISAGNDDNFSAELRNATAIMKNQVARFNDLRFVGRSGRGKTFTITITVNTDPPQVATYMRAIKVTVDGPREPRRHRRQEERDGGFVDHYGFPTRIGDIGMDHFRQPGMPFSDIHQSSMQSNNFSHLPPDIGMRSPTSWSHYSFPGSMYGHNLSPTSTDSYGGSMIHNNNNSYNQQPLPLSLKSGHGNDLSLQGNYSDPRMFGTSQLTHNRNSPTNSNGANTPPQSLSSVYHTDSMNNSNGLPGSHAYPSSNVHGGNPNPAHSFLGTNSVTINNNYLMNVSPPGSLNLPFKSYNNNQNGLPRTVEEDVNNNQMGHYYRPPPTLYEAPSYGNQSYLKHGYESHITDQNGNVNGHHGDEIDDSSTPKVWRPY from the exons ATGACCATGACACTAAGTCAAATTGAACATATTGGACCAATGAGAGGACTTCCGTCACGTTTTAAACCTGACAAGTCAGTCATCCTTGGTGGTGATAATATTCAAGACAGTCCAGGAGAATTAGTTAAAACAGATTCACCAAACTTTGTATGTAGCGTATTGCCAGCACACTGGAGATGCAACAAAACATTACCTGTTGCCTTTAAAGTCGTGTGTCTAAGTGGAGACATACCTGATGGAGTGACCGTTTCTATATCAGCTGGGAATGATGACAACTTTTCAGCAGAACTACGGAATGCTACAGCCATTATGAAAAATCAAGTGGCGAGGTTCAATGATTTAAGATTTGTGGGCAGATCTGGTAGAG gCAAGACCTTCACGATTACAATCACAGTAAACACCGACCCGCCTCAGGTGGCGACATATATGAGAGCTATTAAAGTTACGGTAGACGGCCCAAGAGAACCTAGAC GCCATAGGAGGCAAGAAGAGAGAGACGGAGGTTTTGTTGATCATTATGGCTTTCCAACTAGAATAGGAGATATTGGTATGGATCACTTTCGGCAACCCGGCATGCCATTTTCAGATATTCATCAGTCATCGATGCAATCGAATAATTTTTCTCATCTTCCTCCAG ATATTGGCATGCGTTCACCAACCTCGTGGTCCCATTATAGTTTCCCTGGTAGCATGTACGGTCATAACTTATCACCAACCAGTACTGACTCCTACGGAGGAAGTATGATACACAACAATAACAACTCTTATAACCAACAACCGCTTCCTTTAAGTTTAAAGTCAGGTCATGGTAACGATCTGTCCTTACAGGGGAATTATAGTGACCCTCGAATGTTTGGTACTTCTCAGTTAACACACAATAGAAATTCTCCGACAAATTCAAACGGTGCGAACACTCCCCCACAGAGTTTAAGTTCAGTGTATCATACGGATTCGATGAATAATTCTAACGGCCTACCTGGATCTCACGCGTATCCAAGTTCAAACGTCCATGGAGGAAACCCGAATCCAGCTCATAGTTTTTTAGGTACAAATAGTGTGACTATAAATAACAATTACTTAATGAATGTCTCTCCGCCGGGAAGCTTAAATCTTCCATTTAAGTCttataataataatcaaaatggTCTTCCCCGAACAGTGGAAGAAGATGTGAATAACAATCAAATGGGACATTATTATCGTCCGCCACCCACACTGTATGAAGCACCCAGTTACGGTAACCAAAGTTATTTGAAGCACGGGTACGAATCACATATTACGGACCAAAATGGCAACGTTAATGGCCATCATGGTGACGAAATTGATGATAGCTCAACTCCTAAAGTGTGGAGGCCATACTAA